In Saccharicrinis carchari, one genomic interval encodes:
- a CDS encoding ExbD/TolR family protein produces MGLKKRSKVESGFSMSSMTDIVFLLLIFFMITSTMVTPPASKDLVLPKSDHQVSAKPNTTISVTKDLKYFVEGEEISFWQIERRLKEIMTAEPETYIALHVDESVPFSVVGKIRDIAVRNKYRLILATQSR; encoded by the coding sequence ATGGGATTAAAGAAACGAAGTAAGGTAGAGTCTGGATTTAGCATGTCGAGCATGACGGATATTGTGTTTTTGCTGCTTATATTTTTTATGATAACCTCTACTATGGTCACTCCACCGGCAAGCAAAGATTTGGTGCTTCCCAAAAGCGACCACCAGGTATCTGCAAAACCCAATACCACCATATCGGTTACCAAAGATTTAAAATATTTTGTAGAGGGGGAGGAAATTTCGTTTTGGCAAATAGAACGCCGTTTGAAGGAAATAATGACCGCTGAGCCGGAAACCTATATTGCATTGCATGTTGACGAATCGGTTCCTTTTTCGGTTGTTGGTAAAATAAGGGACATTGCCGTGCGAAATAAATATAGGTTAATATTAGCCACCCAGTCACGATAA
- a CDS encoding YwbE family protein — MSQGNHRTNIQVGAEVEVVQKIHQRTGELTRGLVKRILTKSASHPHGIKVQLQSGVVGRVKNVCK, encoded by the coding sequence ATGAGCCAGGGAAACCATAGAACAAACATACAGGTTGGCGCCGAGGTAGAGGTGGTGCAAAAAATTCATCAACGCACCGGCGAACTGACGCGCGGATTGGTAAAACGAATTCTAACCAAATCTGCCAGTCATCCACACGGCATAAAAGTACAGTTGCAGTCGGGTGTTGTTGGACGGGTGAAAAACGTTTGCAAATAG
- a CDS encoding TonB family protein, whose amino-acid sequence MEHYSRRGVIGSVLFHVLILLLLIFFGLKTIPQEEEGVLVNLGNVQTGLGETEPPKAAAKPTPSEPKVSPPPPLVKEEPAPKAEETVKTQDFDEAPEVKSAEQKKKEKEEKLKKQREDEARKKREEEERRIKEKADRKAKAEAQAKRQAELERQQKIEAERKKQEEQQRIADEARSKVGSAFGKSNSNSTSEGEAGGQGNQGYVTGDANSKNRTGSGLGNSGSGFSLTGRSLVGSLPQPGYSIQEEGIIVVQVTVDKYGKVVAAEYQLKGSTTQNSTLKKAAIEAAKKARFNSDPNATAFQKGTITYHFELN is encoded by the coding sequence ATGGAACACTATAGCAGACGAGGTGTAATTGGATCGGTACTATTTCATGTGCTGATTCTGTTGCTTTTGATTTTTTTTGGATTAAAAACGATCCCCCAGGAGGAAGAGGGAGTGTTGGTTAACCTGGGTAACGTACAAACGGGGCTGGGTGAAACAGAACCCCCCAAAGCGGCCGCCAAGCCAACTCCCTCGGAACCCAAGGTTAGTCCTCCGCCACCGCTTGTAAAAGAAGAACCTGCACCTAAAGCCGAGGAGACTGTAAAAACACAGGATTTTGACGAAGCACCAGAAGTTAAAAGTGCCGAGCAAAAGAAAAAAGAGAAAGAAGAGAAACTCAAAAAACAACGCGAAGACGAAGCCCGAAAAAAACGGGAAGAGGAGGAACGAAGAATAAAAGAAAAGGCCGACCGTAAAGCCAAGGCAGAAGCCCAAGCCAAAAGACAGGCCGAGCTGGAGCGTCAACAGAAGATTGAGGCGGAAAGGAAAAAACAGGAAGAGCAGCAACGGATAGCAGATGAAGCGCGTAGTAAAGTGGGCAGTGCCTTTGGTAAATCCAACAGCAACAGCACCTCGGAAGGTGAGGCAGGCGGACAGGGAAATCAGGGTTATGTAACGGGTGATGCCAACAGTAAAAATCGAACGGGCAGTGGTCTGGGTAATTCTGGATCAGGCTTTTCACTTACCGGTCGCTCGCTCGTGGGTTCGCTTCCACAACCCGGATATAGCATACAGGAGGAAGGTATTATTGTGGTTCAGGTAACCGTAGATAAATACGGGAAAGTGGTTGCGGCGGAATACCAATTAAAAGGATCTACAACGCAAAATTCAACTTTAAAAAAGGCGGCTATCGAAGCTGCCAAAAAAGCCAGATTCAATTCCGACCCCAATGCAACTGCATTTCAAAAAGGAACTATCACCTATCATTTTGAGTTGAATTAA
- a CDS encoding VOC family protein, giving the protein MRDNHISYLELKAKNLEEIKRFYTKCFAWSFTDYGPSYAAFSDSGLYGGFEQTEGDIVNGALIVLYHKNLNSVKNKIIQMGGAISKDIFPFPGGQRFHFMDPSGNELAVWSDK; this is encoded by the coding sequence ATGAGAGACAATCATATTAGTTACCTTGAGCTTAAAGCCAAAAACCTTGAAGAAATAAAAAGGTTTTATACAAAGTGCTTTGCATGGTCGTTCACAGATTATGGACCAAGCTATGCGGCTTTTTCGGATAGTGGGCTGTATGGAGGATTTGAACAAACCGAAGGAGATATTGTGAATGGCGCATTAATAGTGCTTTACCACAAAAATCTAAACAGCGTTAAAAATAAAATAATTCAAATGGGTGGAGCTATCTCCAAAGATATTTTTCCTTTTCCGGGCGGACAACGATTTCATTTTATGGATCCCTCGGGAAACGAGCTGGCCGTTTGGTCGGATAAATAG
- the trxB gene encoding thioredoxin-disulfide reductase has translation MALFKKMEGLTSEKKSSDEISSTERVKVLIIGSGPAGYTAAIYASRANLAPVLYEGMQPGGQLTTTTEVENYPGYPDGTTGPAMMEDFKKQAERFGTDVRMGHATAADLSQRPFKITIDGDKVIEAETVIISTGATAKYLGIEDETKYAGSGVSACATCDGFFYRGKKVAVVGGGDTACEEALYLAGLAEKVYMIVRRDVFRASQVMQDRVFANPKIEVLWKHQTLGLTGDGVVEGVRLVKNKGEDNEEEVNLAIDGFFLAIGHTPNSEIFKDYLTTDEVGYIDTVSGTSKTNVEGVFACGDVMDSHYRQAVTAAGSGCRAAMDAERFLGEN, from the coding sequence ATGGCATTATTTAAAAAAATGGAGGGATTAACATCCGAAAAAAAGTCCTCGGACGAAATTAGCAGCACCGAGCGTGTTAAAGTATTGATAATTGGTTCGGGGCCTGCCGGATATACGGCGGCTATTTATGCATCGCGTGCTAATCTGGCACCTGTACTATATGAAGGTATGCAGCCGGGAGGTCAGCTTACGACTACCACGGAGGTGGAGAACTACCCCGGATATCCCGATGGAACCACGGGACCCGCTATGATGGAAGATTTTAAAAAACAGGCCGAGCGATTTGGTACAGATGTACGTATGGGACATGCCACTGCAGCCGACCTTAGCCAGCGTCCGTTTAAAATTACCATTGACGGAGATAAGGTAATTGAAGCCGAAACGGTGATTATTTCTACCGGGGCAACGGCAAAATATCTGGGTATAGAGGACGAAACAAAATATGCAGGATCGGGTGTGTCGGCCTGTGCCACCTGTGATGGTTTCTTTTACCGGGGCAAAAAAGTGGCCGTTGTAGGCGGTGGCGATACGGCTTGCGAAGAAGCCTTGTATCTGGCCGGATTAGCCGAAAAAGTGTATATGATTGTACGTCGCGATGTGTTCAGGGCTTCACAGGTAATGCAGGATCGGGTATTTGCGAATCCAAAAATAGAAGTGCTCTGGAAGCATCAAACGCTGGGCTTAACAGGCGATGGTGTAGTTGAAGGAGTGCGCCTGGTTAAAAATAAGGGCGAAGATAACGAAGAAGAGGTGAATTTGGCCATTGACGGTTTTTTCCTTGCTATTGGTCATACCCCCAACTCTGAAATATTTAAAGATTACCTGACCACCGACGAGGTAGGTTATATTGATACTGTTTCGGGAACTTCAAAAACAAATGTGGAAGGTGTTTTTGCTTGTGGCGATGTGATGGATAGTCACTACCGTCAAGCTGTAACAGCGGCCGGTTCCGGTTGTCGGGCAGCAATGGACGCAGAAAGATTTTTGGGGGAGAATTAG
- a CDS encoding adenylate/guanylate cyclase domain-containing protein yields the protein MFLKEKIKIWFAQSLKSFRYHLIFWNISLFFYLFLTGDETLFINYFGLLPTDSVYTNTLLAALLVTLLFTFLDVFFSERLMRLSPIRNMVFLRSFLYFALAFAILFLAANKSLDLYTLIDYQTFLKYVPDFELKHFRFTAYFYLACIANSTFREMYRKIGVGNFVNWFFGRLNKPTEENKIFMFIDMKSSTTKAEVLGHKKFSRLVQDVFNDMQVMYNYYGEIYQYMGDGAIVTWKQKKGLKDNNCIKAFYAFLRVIERRARYYRRKYGEVPQFKAGLHMGKVMVLQVGSIRRDISYNGDTINTAARIESACSEFRQNLLISGVLFEALSDKKELNTKEVGNIKLRGKKRGVLLYNVKLKTRKRKRKKKIDY from the coding sequence ATGTTTCTGAAAGAAAAAATAAAAATATGGTTTGCCCAGTCCCTTAAATCCTTCAGGTATCACTTGATATTCTGGAATATAAGCCTGTTTTTCTATTTGTTTTTAACAGGAGACGAGACCTTATTTATTAATTACTTTGGTTTATTACCTACGGATTCGGTTTATACCAATACCTTACTTGCCGCATTGTTGGTAACACTGCTTTTTACCTTTTTAGATGTGTTTTTCTCTGAACGTTTGATGCGTTTATCGCCCATACGCAACATGGTTTTTTTAAGGTCGTTTTTGTATTTTGCACTGGCTTTTGCCATCCTGTTTTTAGCCGCCAATAAATCCTTGGACCTATACACTTTAATCGATTACCAAACATTTTTAAAATACGTCCCTGATTTTGAGTTAAAGCATTTCCGCTTTACCGCCTATTTTTATCTGGCTTGTATAGCCAACAGCACATTTAGGGAAATGTACAGAAAAATTGGTGTGGGCAACTTTGTTAATTGGTTTTTTGGGCGATTGAACAAACCTACCGAAGAGAATAAAATATTCATGTTCATCGATATGAAATCGTCAACAACAAAAGCAGAGGTGCTGGGGCATAAAAAATTTAGCCGTCTGGTGCAGGATGTTTTTAACGATATGCAAGTGATGTACAATTACTATGGCGAAATATACCAATATATGGGCGACGGTGCCATTGTTACCTGGAAGCAAAAAAAAGGACTGAAAGACAACAATTGTATAAAGGCTTTTTATGCTTTTTTAAGAGTAATAGAACGACGGGCACGCTATTACCGGCGAAAATATGGCGAAGTGCCTCAGTTTAAGGCCGGTCTGCATATGGGTAAGGTTATGGTATTGCAAGTGGGCAGTATACGACGAGATATTTCGTACAATGGAGATACTATTAACACAGCGGCGCGTATTGAGTCGGCCTGTAGCGAGTTTAGGCAAAATTTGCTTATATCGGGGGTGCTGTTTGAAGCCCTCAGCGATAAAAAAGAATTGAATACGAAAGAGGTGGGTAATATTAAACTAAGAGGGAAAAAAAGGGGCGTTCTGCTGTATAACGTAAAATTAAAAACCCGGAAACGAAAACGTAAGAAAAAAATAGATTATTAA
- a CDS encoding glycoside hydrolase family 2 TIM barrel-domain containing protein: MKNQHLSYLFIGLISAIVSCGLQAQAIKDWENPKVFEINKEAPYAYFIPYENQRDAWDGISEKSEFLLSLNGTWKFKLTKDPDKRPQDFYRDEYDVSQWKDIKVPANWEIEGFDTAIYVNTTYPFWQIAKKSPQPPLIPKGYNPVGSYKRTFEIPQTWNGRQIFVTFGAVKSAFYLWVNGKKVGYSQGSKLPAEFDLSPYVKQGQNTIALEVYRWSDGSYLECQDFWRLSGIQRDVTLSARPKVRVRDFFIRAGLDDNYKNGLFNISLELYNHSNKTSKQTAEVKLVSFDGKTELLALRKTIKTQPGATEIKFDQQSISKPDKWSAEQPNLYKALITLYDAKGETLQSFIQHVGFRTAEVKDGQFLVNGEPVLIKGVNRHEHHPDHGHVIDEASMLLDIQLMKENNINTVRTAHYPNCERFYELCNIYGLYVIDEANIESHGMGYGKESLAKDPEWKDAHMARTVRMFERDKNQPSIITWSLGNEAGNGVNFEATYDWLKKNDTTRPVQYERAELNYNTDIFCPMYMSIAATVEYAQSKPNRPLIQCEYAHAMGNSCGSLKDYWTAIEKYPALQGGCIWDWVDQGLREYDERGRMYFAYGGEYGTNMPSDNSFCLNGLVNPDRKPNPQLHETKKVYQNISVEAKDLDKLQFIIKNKNFFVNLNAFDAKWTISNAEGVVAEQTLDISAAPQQAVVVQIDKPVLPALKAGQKYILTFSFATKKRSGLVAKGHEVAWDQFELPVKQKESKPDSYFGNTTVNETWSEVSIRGSNFDLVISKQSGMINRYDFAGRSIIQQGPKLNLYRPLTENDIRDANGSREWTKAGLSDLTQKASGKVEVVNEGNGTIRVTVPLTLENKTAGTYIPAIQQYHIYADGTVKLAVKLQLPQQIKAVAKMGYQMLLNKAFDRTTWYGLGPVPTYSDRDAAGKMGYYQASAKELFDHNLVIPQDNANRSKVLWGSITNIEGIGLFFAGTDELNFSAYPYADKAIDIARHTNELDEADFITLNLDDKQAGLGTATCGPAVLPEYVLSERDYGFQITLKPIDLKQHTVFEYAAYKSNTEPISLAVAPSVSVFRNSDGMVSLTTQTQAQIIYSINGAKELVYDGPVSMKKGGSIKAYSVKEGMRKGFVTDVDYDILKTKWKVVDVSNAHQSFGPEKLIDNDKNSHWHTQWDDPKHGMPHFVSVDMGQVDKYAGIKYTPRQDMQNGRVTAFNFEVSTDGKNWEKVIDKGSFQNSSAVQTIKFTDKVKARYFKITVTKAVNDVFYASIGELSMLPVLD; encoded by the coding sequence ATGAAAAATCAACATCTCAGCTATCTGTTTATTGGCTTAATTAGCGCTATAGTTAGCTGTGGCTTGCAAGCCCAGGCAATAAAAGATTGGGAAAACCCTAAGGTATTTGAAATAAATAAAGAAGCACCCTATGCTTATTTTATCCCCTATGAAAACCAACGGGATGCCTGGGATGGAATAAGCGAAAAGTCTGAGTTTTTGCTTAGCCTCAACGGCACCTGGAAGTTTAAGCTGACCAAAGATCCGGATAAGCGCCCACAAGATTTTTATCGCGATGAGTACGATGTAAGCCAATGGAAGGATATAAAAGTACCCGCCAACTGGGAAATTGAAGGTTTTGATACCGCCATTTATGTAAACACCACCTATCCGTTTTGGCAGATAGCAAAGAAATCGCCTCAGCCACCACTTATTCCCAAAGGGTATAACCCGGTAGGTTCGTATAAGCGAACTTTTGAGATACCACAAACCTGGAACGGGCGGCAGATTTTTGTGACCTTCGGTGCGGTTAAATCAGCTTTTTACCTTTGGGTGAATGGTAAAAAAGTAGGCTATAGCCAAGGGTCTAAGTTGCCTGCCGAATTCGATTTAAGCCCCTACGTAAAACAAGGCCAAAACACCATTGCTTTGGAGGTGTATCGCTGGTCAGATGGCAGCTATTTGGAGTGTCAGGATTTCTGGCGCCTCAGCGGAATACAACGTGATGTAACCTTATCTGCACGTCCTAAGGTGCGGGTGCGTGATTTTTTTATCAGGGCTGGGCTTGATGACAATTATAAAAACGGTTTATTTAATATTAGTTTAGAGCTATATAACCATAGCAATAAAACAAGCAAACAAACAGCCGAAGTAAAACTGGTGAGCTTTGATGGGAAAACAGAATTGCTTGCGCTGCGTAAAACAATAAAAACCCAACCCGGAGCTACTGAAATAAAATTTGACCAGCAAAGTATTAGCAAGCCCGATAAATGGAGTGCCGAGCAGCCCAACCTTTATAAAGCTCTTATTACGCTATACGATGCAAAAGGCGAAACGCTGCAAAGCTTTATTCAACACGTAGGTTTTCGTACAGCTGAAGTTAAAGATGGCCAGTTTTTGGTTAATGGTGAGCCCGTATTAATTAAAGGGGTAAACCGTCACGAGCACCATCCCGACCACGGCCATGTTATCGACGAGGCCAGTATGCTATTGGACATTCAGTTGATGAAGGAAAACAATATTAATACGGTACGAACAGCACACTATCCTAATTGCGAACGTTTTTACGAACTGTGCAACATATATGGTTTGTATGTAATCGACGAAGCCAATATCGAATCGCACGGCATGGGTTATGGCAAAGAATCGCTGGCAAAAGATCCGGAATGGAAGGATGCACATATGGCACGCACGGTGCGCATGTTCGAGCGTGATAAAAACCAACCCAGCATCATAACCTGGTCTCTGGGTAATGAGGCTGGCAACGGGGTGAATTTTGAAGCTACCTACGACTGGTTGAAAAAAAATGATACTACCAGACCGGTACAATACGAGCGGGCCGAACTTAACTACAACACAGATATTTTTTGCCCTATGTATATGAGCATTGCTGCTACGGTGGAGTATGCCCAATCCAAGCCCAACCGCCCGCTTATTCAGTGCGAATATGCACATGCCATGGGTAACAGCTGTGGCAGCCTGAAGGATTACTGGACGGCCATTGAAAAATATCCCGCACTACAAGGTGGATGTATATGGGATTGGGTAGATCAGGGCCTACGCGAATACGACGAGCGTGGGCGTATGTACTTTGCCTATGGTGGCGAGTACGGAACCAACATGCCCAGCGATAACAGCTTCTGCCTTAATGGGCTGGTAAACCCTGATCGCAAACCAAACCCTCAATTGCATGAAACAAAAAAAGTGTACCAAAACATTTCGGTAGAAGCCAAAGATTTAGACAAATTGCAATTCATCATCAAAAACAAAAACTTTTTCGTCAATCTGAACGCTTTTGATGCTAAATGGACCATAAGCAATGCCGAAGGTGTTGTAGCCGAGCAAACATTAGATATTTCTGCAGCACCGCAACAAGCAGTAGTTGTACAGATAGACAAGCCTGTTTTACCGGCACTCAAAGCCGGTCAAAAATACATCCTTACTTTTTCCTTTGCCACCAAAAAGCGAAGCGGATTAGTAGCCAAGGGGCACGAAGTGGCCTGGGATCAGTTTGAGTTACCTGTAAAACAAAAGGAAAGCAAGCCGGATTCGTATTTTGGTAACACAACTGTAAATGAAACCTGGAGCGAGGTAAGCATCCGCGGAAGTAACTTCGACCTGGTTATTTCAAAGCAAAGTGGAATGATTAATCGTTATGATTTTGCCGGACGATCTATCATTCAGCAGGGGCCAAAGCTTAACCTCTACCGCCCGCTAACCGAAAACGATATACGTGATGCTAATGGAAGCAGAGAATGGACAAAAGCGGGTCTCAGCGATTTAACACAGAAAGCTTCAGGTAAAGTAGAGGTAGTAAACGAAGGCAATGGAACCATCCGGGTTACTGTACCCTTGACCCTGGAAAACAAAACTGCAGGAACCTATATTCCCGCCATTCAGCAATACCATATTTATGCTGATGGAACGGTAAAATTGGCCGTAAAACTGCAGCTACCACAGCAAATTAAAGCTGTAGCCAAAATGGGCTACCAAATGCTACTCAACAAGGCTTTTGACAGAACAACATGGTATGGTTTGGGCCCGGTGCCCACCTATAGCGATCGCGATGCAGCCGGCAAAATGGGATATTATCAGGCAAGCGCCAAAGAACTTTTTGACCACAACCTGGTGATTCCGCAGGACAATGCTAACCGCAGCAAGGTACTGTGGGGTTCGATTACCAACATTGAAGGTATTGGCTTATTCTTTGCCGGAACAGATGAGTTAAATTTTAGCGCTTATCCATATGCCGACAAAGCGATCGACATAGCACGCCATACCAATGAACTGGACGAAGCTGATTTTATAACGCTGAACCTGGATGATAAACAAGCCGGGTTGGGAACCGCCACCTGTGGGCCGGCCGTATTGCCGGAATACGTACTGAGTGAAAGGGATTACGGATTCCAGATTACACTAAAACCTATCGATTTAAAACAACATACGGTTTTTGAATATGCAGCGTACAAAAGCAATACAGAACCCATTTCGCTTGCAGTTGCGCCAAGTGTAAGCGTATTTAGAAACAGCGATGGCATGGTTAGCTTAACAACTCAAACACAAGCCCAAATTATTTATTCTATCAATGGCGCTAAAGAACTGGTGTATGATGGTCCGGTGAGCATGAAAAAAGGAGGAAGCATAAAGGCTTATTCGGTAAAAGAAGGCATGCGCAAGGGCTTTGTTACGGATGTAGATTACGACATACTTAAAACAAAATGGAAAGTGGTAGATGTGAGCAATGCACACCAAAGTTTTGGTCCCGAGAAATTAATAGATAATGATAAAAACAGCCATTGGCACACCCAATGGGACGACCCCAAACATGGCATGCCACATTTTGTAAGTGTAGATATGGGCCAAGTGGACAAATATGCCGGCATTAAATATACACCCCGCCAGGATATGCAAAACGGAAGGGTAACAGCGTTTAATTTTGAAGTGAGCACCGATGGCAAAAACTGGGAGAAAGTAATTGACAAGGGCTCTTTTCAAAACTCCAGTGCCGTACAAACCATAAAGTTTACTGATAAGGTAAAAGCAAGGTATTTTAAAATAACCGTAACCAAAGCGGTAAACGATGTTTTTTACGCCAGCATAGGCGAGTTATCTATGTTGCCGGTGCTGGATTAA
- a CDS encoding transglutaminase domain-containing protein yields the protein MKYFLCVVLCVSAFTLNGQINDRIKLTVDSIGSNVASIGTLAATFNHKFKSDSDKVGAAYYWIAKNIVYDTQTYFSKKRKPTYNFKYKTQEEKRRKMHKVDMRIADEAFKERKAVARGFSIMFKRLCNNCGVECEIVAGSVKIKPKDIGRKAGRTNYFWNTVKINNKWFLVDVAMGAGSLNEKSKTFIPNYNETFYLTPPDYFFLNHYPKKEEWLYCDRNNEEFSALPLFYQSYVDADIDLYLPTEGTITSVSEDTLSIAFVHRNKNSTNALPNDFSYAFEADRKAKVIPADVKEDKVKLQIPMTKRRYDYLTIFLNSEALVTFKVKTNTL from the coding sequence GTGAAATATTTTTTGTGTGTCGTATTGTGTGTGTCCGCTTTTACCCTAAACGGACAAATTAATGATAGGATAAAGTTAACGGTCGATTCCATTGGCTCTAACGTAGCCAGCATAGGCACATTGGCAGCTACTTTTAATCATAAGTTTAAAAGCGACAGCGATAAGGTGGGAGCAGCCTACTATTGGATAGCCAAAAACATTGTTTACGACACCCAAACTTACTTTTCGAAAAAACGAAAACCTACCTACAACTTTAAATACAAAACACAGGAAGAGAAACGCAGAAAGATGCACAAGGTAGACATGCGTATAGCCGATGAAGCCTTTAAGGAACGTAAAGCTGTAGCAAGGGGGTTTTCAATTATGTTTAAACGCTTATGTAACAATTGCGGGGTAGAATGCGAAATTGTGGCGGGCAGTGTAAAAATTAAACCGAAAGACATTGGTCGTAAAGCCGGACGCACTAATTACTTTTGGAATACCGTAAAAATAAATAACAAGTGGTTTTTAGTAGATGTGGCTATGGGAGCCGGATCGCTCAACGAAAAAAGCAAAACTTTTATTCCGAATTATAACGAAACCTTTTATTTAACTCCTCCGGACTACTTTTTTTTGAATCATTATCCTAAAAAGGAAGAATGGCTTTACTGTGATAGAAACAACGAAGAGTTTAGTGCACTACCCCTGTTTTACCAATCGTATGTAGATGCTGATATCGATTTATATTTACCAACAGAGGGAACCATTACATCTGTTTCGGAAGATACCCTAAGCATCGCCTTTGTTCATCGGAATAAAAATAGTACAAATGCACTTCCCAATGATTTCTCATATGCTTTTGAAGCCGACAGGAAAGCCAAAGTTATTCCGGCTGATGTAAAGGAGGATAAAGTAAAGCTACAAATACCCATGACCAAAAGAAGATATGATTATCTCACTATCTTTTTAAATTCAGAAGCGCTGGTAACCTTTAAAGTAAAAACAAATACGCTGTAG
- a CDS encoding ExbD/TolR family protein: MALKRRTKISASFSMSSMTDIVFLLLIFFMITSTMVHPNAIKLLIPKQATKKVVIDKFINARVSSAGNFTIDNQRVSDAQLENALLKKYNSSDKTFIKLRTNKNAPTGAVAKILDIAETHQIKVVLDIR; the protein is encoded by the coding sequence ATGGCTTTAAAAAGAAGAACAAAAATAAGTGCCAGTTTTAGCATGTCGAGTATGACCGACATTGTATTTCTGCTGCTCATATTTTTTATGATAACATCTACGATGGTGCATCCCAACGCCATTAAATTACTGATACCTAAACAGGCCACCAAAAAAGTGGTGATTGATAAGTTTATCAATGCAAGGGTTTCAAGTGCGGGTAATTTTACCATCGACAACCAAAGAGTGAGCGATGCGCAGTTGGAAAATGCACTGTTGAAAAAATATAATTCGAGCGATAAGACCTTTATAAAATTACGGACCAATAAAAATGCACCTACAGGTGCCGTGGCTAAAATACTGGATATTGCCGAAACACATCAAATAAAAGTGGTGCTGGATATTAGGTAA
- a CDS encoding MotA/TolQ/ExbB proton channel family protein, with protein sequence MNPLLLIQTVADETEVIAEVAQNEMNYFEMAKAGGLIMIPLVVLSVVAVYIFIERYFAIKKASSEDLSFMNKIKEYIHEGKIDSAYSLCQHVDNPVSRMIEKGISRIGRPLQDVNTAIENVGNLEISRLEKGLPTLATVAGGAPMIGFLGTVIGMIKAFFDMANAGNNINVSLLSSGIYTAMVTTVTGLVVGIIAYFAYNFLVARVEKVVFKLEARTMEFMDLLNEPAS encoded by the coding sequence ATGAATCCTTTATTACTGATACAAACTGTAGCTGACGAAACGGAAGTAATAGCCGAAGTTGCACAAAACGAAATGAATTATTTTGAGATGGCCAAAGCAGGCGGCTTAATTATGATACCGCTTGTGGTACTGTCGGTGGTAGCCGTTTACATCTTTATTGAACGTTACTTTGCCATTAAAAAGGCTTCCTCAGAAGATTTGAGTTTTATGAACAAAATCAAAGAGTACATCCACGAGGGTAAAATAGATTCGGCTTACTCGCTATGTCAGCATGTAGATAATCCCGTTAGCCGGATGATTGAAAAAGGGATTAGCCGCATCGGGCGTCCATTGCAAGATGTAAATACAGCCATAGAAAACGTTGGTAACCTGGAAATTAGTCGATTGGAAAAAGGTCTGCCTACCTTGGCAACGGTGGCCGGTGGCGCTCCTATGATAGGTTTCCTGGGCACTGTAATTGGTATGATAAAAGCATTTTTTGATATGGCCAATGCAGGGAATAATATCAACGTAAGCTTGTTATCGTCGGGAATTTATACGGCAATGGTTACCACAGTAACCGGTTTGGTAGTAGGTATTATTGCCTACTTTGCTTATAATTTTCTGGTGGCAAGGGTAGAAAAAGTGGTATTTAAATTAGAAGCCCGCACAATGGAGTTTATGGATTTATTGAACGAACCGGCCTCATAA